The Cheilinus undulatus linkage group 2, ASM1832078v1, whole genome shotgun sequence genome has a window encoding:
- the LOC121526116 gene encoding mitogen-activated protein kinase kinase kinase kinase 5-like isoform X2 — MDLSNRTGLDISTRNPQDDFEILLRVGGGTYGEVYKARNKQNGELAAIKVIKMEPEDDFSIIQQEIVIVKSCKHHNIVAYYGSYIRANKLWICMEFCGGGSLQDIYHVTGPLSEPQIAYICREMLQGLDYLHGQKKIHRDIKGANILLNDQGEVKLADFGISAQITATLARRMSFIGTPYWMAPEVAAVEIKGGYNELCDIWSVGITAIELAELQPPMFDVHPLRVLFLMSKSGYQPPKLKDKSKWSSMFYNFVKAMLVRNPKKRPSASKMLSHMFLTQQCLNQELTQDLLEKYRNPEKLKTNLMTEDEDMEVALPGSLKRIQSINKHNQAERTNSDISMEQIYTRRPMRNVPPDTTLRPSLDSTDSSKSPQRDQDTDTDDDYDDVDIPTLTGSSLIMPPDETPPPLPPKPKVRTSSEESVTGDDDRVRKPCSLYAPSSPLLRTSSGTHVRPTPRPRSTRHSDPASLPVQLKDTPASLVPPELPPKGIRKRQVMSKDLSECLSPIMKKPPVFFKKIFHGCPLKINSSTTWENPANKDQHLILGAEEGIYTLNLSGSEATMELLYPGKCTWIYTISNVLMSVSGKSSQLHSHSLKELYEQARKDQRMVALPTHRLLPRKFAVTSKIPDTKGCKTCSVDNTVRGCVFLACALESSVVLLQWYEPMHKFMLIKHFDFPLPSPLRVFEMVVVPQQEYPLVCIGVSRGSSPNQPVAIEYINLNSNTSWFTNSGLERPCPDVVQVNQLDSSSLLVLLEKSVHIVGLEGELKSNRPLQQETFPHDVESIVYFEDTLLVVWRHGWQRRGHSFTEVLEETTELRKIYRLIHSDRMVVLETRQTEDQTGLSNLYVLEIAENYVMLP; from the exons AGGATGATTTTTCCATCATCCAGCAGGAAATCGTCATTGTAAAGAGCTGCAAACATCACAACATAGTTGCATATTATGGCAGCTACATCCG agctAACAAGCTGTGGATATGTATGGAGTTCTGTGGAGGAGGCTCCCTGCAAGACATTTACCATG TGACTGGTCCTCTATCAGAGCCACAGATCGCCTACATCTGCAGGGAGATGCTACAG GGCCTGGACTACCTGCATGGACAGAAGAAAATCCACAGAGACATCAAG GGTGCCAACATCCTCCTCAATGATCAGGGCGAGGTCAAGCTGG CTGACTTTGGGATCTCAGCTCAGATCACGGCCACTCTGGCACGGCGGATGTCCTTCATTGGGACGCCATACTG GATGGCACCAGAGGTGGCAGCGGTGGAGATCAAGGGCGGCTACAATGAACTCTGTGACATCTGGTCAGTGGGAATCACAGCCATCGAGCTGGCAGAGCTACAGCCGCCGATGTTTGATGTCCACCCATTACG GGTCCTGTTTCTCATGTCCAAGAGCGGCTACCAGCCTCCTAAACTGAAGGACAAATCTAAGTG GTCATCCATGTTTTATAACTTTGTGAAGGCCATGTTGGTTAGGAACCCAAAGAAGAGACCCAGCGCCTCCAAGATGCTCTCT CACATGTTTCTGACGCAGCAGTGTCTGAACCAGGAACTGACCCAAGACCTGCTGGAGAAATATCGCAATCCTGAGAAACTCAAGACCAACCTGATGACAGAAGACGAGGACATGGAG GTGGCGTTGCCTGGATCTTTAAAGAGGATCCAGTCAATCAACAAACACAATCAGGCAGAGAGGACAAACTCAGACATAAGCA TGGAACAGATCTACACTCGGAGGCCTATGAGGAATGTTCCACCAGACACAACG ttaagGCCTTCTCTGGACTCAACAGACAGCAGCAAGAGTCCACAGAG GGATCAGGACACAGACACAGATGATGACTACGATGATGTGGATAT TCCAACATTAACAGGCTCCAG TCTTATCATGCCACCTGACGAAACGCCACCTCCGCTTCCTCCAAAG CCAAAAGTGCGGACCAGTTCGGAGGAAAGCGTGACCGGGGATGACGACCGGGTGAGGAAACCCTGCTCTCTGTATGCCCCCTCATCTCCACTCCTTAGGACATCCAGTGGGACTCACGTCAGACCTACGCCCAGACCACGATCCACCCGACACTCAG ACCCAGCTTCGTTACCTGTACAGCTTAAAGACACCCCGGCCAGCCTCGTTCCTCCAGAGCTCCCTCCTAAAGGCATACGCAAACGACAAGTCATGTCAAAG GACCTCTCTGAGTGTCTCAGTCCCATCATGAAGAAACCTCCC GTCTTCTTTAAAAAGATCTTCCACGGCTGCCCTCTTAAAATAAACTCCTCTACGACCTGGGAAAACCCGGCTAACAAAG aTCAGCATCTCATCCTGGGAGCAGAGGAAGGGATCTACACCCTGAACCTTAGTGGCTCAGAGGCCACGATGGAGCTG cTGTACCCTGGGAAGTGTACCTGGATCTACACCATCAGTaatgtcctcatgtctgtgtcAG GTAAATCATCACAGCTTCACTCCCATTCGCTCAAAGAGTTGTATGAACAGGCTCGGAAAGACCAGAGGATGGTTGCCTTGCCGACTCACAGACTGTTACCAAG GAAATTTGCAGTGACGTCAAAAATACCAGATACAAAGGGCTGCAAGACATGCTCAGTTG ATAACACGGTGCGAGGCTGCGTGTTCCTGGCCTGTGCTCTGGAGTCCAGTGTGGTGCTGCTGCAGTGGTACGAGCCCATGCACAAATTCATGCTCATCAAG CACTTTGACTTCCCCCTGCCAAGCCCTCTGCGTGTGTTTGAGATGGTGGTGGTGCCGCAGCAGGAGTACCCGCTGGTGTGTATCGGGGTCTCTCGAGGGTCCAGTCCCAACCAGCCGGTTGCCATAGAGTACATCAACCTGAACTCTAACACTTCCTGGTTCACAAACTCTGGCTTAG AGAGACCCTGTCCAGATGTGGTTCAAGTAAACCAGTTGGACAGTAGTTCCCTGCTCGTTCTATTGGAAA aGTCAGTTCATATAGTCGGACTGGAGGGGGAGCTAAAGAGCAACAGGCCTCTGCAACAGGAGACCTTCCCTCATGATGTCGAGTCGATAG TGTATTTTGAGGACACGCTGCTGGTAGTGTGGCGTCACGGCTGGCAGAGGAGAGGACACAGTTTCACtgaagttctggaggaaaccacTGAGCTGAGGAAGATCTACAGACTGATTCATTCAGACAG GATGGTCGTCTTGGAGACACGTCAGACGGAGGACCAGACAGGACTGTCCAACCTTTATGTTCTGGAAATAGCTGAAAACTACGTCATGCTGCCCTGA
- the LOC121526116 gene encoding mitogen-activated protein kinase kinase kinase kinase 5-like isoform X1, protein MDLSNRTGLDISTRNPQDDFEILLRVGGGTYGEVYKARNKQNGELAAIKVIKMEPEDDFSIIQQEIVIVKSCKHHNIVAYYGSYIRANKLWICMEFCGGGSLQDIYHVTGPLSEPQIAYICREMLQGLDYLHGQKKIHRDIKGANILLNDQGEVKLADFGISAQITATLARRMSFIGTPYWMAPEVAAVEIKGGYNELCDIWSVGITAIELAELQPPMFDVHPLRVLFLMSKSGYQPPKLKDKSKWSSMFYNFVKAMLVRNPKKRPSASKMLSHMFLTQQCLNQELTQDLLEKYRNPEKLKTNLMTEDEDMEVALPGSLKRIQSINKHNQAERTNSDISMEQIYTRRPMRNVPPDTTLRPSLDSTDSSKSPQRDQDTDTDDDYDDVDIPTLTGSSLIMPPDETPPPLPPKPKVRTSSEESVTGDDDRVRKPCSLYAPSSPLLRTSSGTHVRPTPRPRSTRHSDPASLPVQLKDTPASLVPPELPPKGIRKRQVMSKDLSECLSPIMKKPPVFFKKIFHGCPLKINSSTTWENPANKDQHLILGAEEGIYTLNLSGSEATMELLYPGKCTWIYTISNVLMSVSGKSSQLHSHSLKELYEQARKDQRMVALPTHRLLPRKFAVTSKIPDTKGCKTCSVADNTVRGCVFLACALESSVVLLQWYEPMHKFMLIKHFDFPLPSPLRVFEMVVVPQQEYPLVCIGVSRGSSPNQPVAIEYINLNSNTSWFTNSGLERPCPDVVQVNQLDSSSLLVLLEKSVHIVGLEGELKSNRPLQQETFPHDVESIVYFEDTLLVVWRHGWQRRGHSFTEVLEETTELRKIYRLIHSDRMVVLETRQTEDQTGLSNLYVLEIAENYVMLP, encoded by the exons AGGATGATTTTTCCATCATCCAGCAGGAAATCGTCATTGTAAAGAGCTGCAAACATCACAACATAGTTGCATATTATGGCAGCTACATCCG agctAACAAGCTGTGGATATGTATGGAGTTCTGTGGAGGAGGCTCCCTGCAAGACATTTACCATG TGACTGGTCCTCTATCAGAGCCACAGATCGCCTACATCTGCAGGGAGATGCTACAG GGCCTGGACTACCTGCATGGACAGAAGAAAATCCACAGAGACATCAAG GGTGCCAACATCCTCCTCAATGATCAGGGCGAGGTCAAGCTGG CTGACTTTGGGATCTCAGCTCAGATCACGGCCACTCTGGCACGGCGGATGTCCTTCATTGGGACGCCATACTG GATGGCACCAGAGGTGGCAGCGGTGGAGATCAAGGGCGGCTACAATGAACTCTGTGACATCTGGTCAGTGGGAATCACAGCCATCGAGCTGGCAGAGCTACAGCCGCCGATGTTTGATGTCCACCCATTACG GGTCCTGTTTCTCATGTCCAAGAGCGGCTACCAGCCTCCTAAACTGAAGGACAAATCTAAGTG GTCATCCATGTTTTATAACTTTGTGAAGGCCATGTTGGTTAGGAACCCAAAGAAGAGACCCAGCGCCTCCAAGATGCTCTCT CACATGTTTCTGACGCAGCAGTGTCTGAACCAGGAACTGACCCAAGACCTGCTGGAGAAATATCGCAATCCTGAGAAACTCAAGACCAACCTGATGACAGAAGACGAGGACATGGAG GTGGCGTTGCCTGGATCTTTAAAGAGGATCCAGTCAATCAACAAACACAATCAGGCAGAGAGGACAAACTCAGACATAAGCA TGGAACAGATCTACACTCGGAGGCCTATGAGGAATGTTCCACCAGACACAACG ttaagGCCTTCTCTGGACTCAACAGACAGCAGCAAGAGTCCACAGAG GGATCAGGACACAGACACAGATGATGACTACGATGATGTGGATAT TCCAACATTAACAGGCTCCAG TCTTATCATGCCACCTGACGAAACGCCACCTCCGCTTCCTCCAAAG CCAAAAGTGCGGACCAGTTCGGAGGAAAGCGTGACCGGGGATGACGACCGGGTGAGGAAACCCTGCTCTCTGTATGCCCCCTCATCTCCACTCCTTAGGACATCCAGTGGGACTCACGTCAGACCTACGCCCAGACCACGATCCACCCGACACTCAG ACCCAGCTTCGTTACCTGTACAGCTTAAAGACACCCCGGCCAGCCTCGTTCCTCCAGAGCTCCCTCCTAAAGGCATACGCAAACGACAAGTCATGTCAAAG GACCTCTCTGAGTGTCTCAGTCCCATCATGAAGAAACCTCCC GTCTTCTTTAAAAAGATCTTCCACGGCTGCCCTCTTAAAATAAACTCCTCTACGACCTGGGAAAACCCGGCTAACAAAG aTCAGCATCTCATCCTGGGAGCAGAGGAAGGGATCTACACCCTGAACCTTAGTGGCTCAGAGGCCACGATGGAGCTG cTGTACCCTGGGAAGTGTACCTGGATCTACACCATCAGTaatgtcctcatgtctgtgtcAG GTAAATCATCACAGCTTCACTCCCATTCGCTCAAAGAGTTGTATGAACAGGCTCGGAAAGACCAGAGGATGGTTGCCTTGCCGACTCACAGACTGTTACCAAG GAAATTTGCAGTGACGTCAAAAATACCAGATACAAAGGGCTGCAAGACATGCTCAGTTG CAGATAACACGGTGCGAGGCTGCGTGTTCCTGGCCTGTGCTCTGGAGTCCAGTGTGGTGCTGCTGCAGTGGTACGAGCCCATGCACAAATTCATGCTCATCAAG CACTTTGACTTCCCCCTGCCAAGCCCTCTGCGTGTGTTTGAGATGGTGGTGGTGCCGCAGCAGGAGTACCCGCTGGTGTGTATCGGGGTCTCTCGAGGGTCCAGTCCCAACCAGCCGGTTGCCATAGAGTACATCAACCTGAACTCTAACACTTCCTGGTTCACAAACTCTGGCTTAG AGAGACCCTGTCCAGATGTGGTTCAAGTAAACCAGTTGGACAGTAGTTCCCTGCTCGTTCTATTGGAAA aGTCAGTTCATATAGTCGGACTGGAGGGGGAGCTAAAGAGCAACAGGCCTCTGCAACAGGAGACCTTCCCTCATGATGTCGAGTCGATAG TGTATTTTGAGGACACGCTGCTGGTAGTGTGGCGTCACGGCTGGCAGAGGAGAGGACACAGTTTCACtgaagttctggaggaaaccacTGAGCTGAGGAAGATCTACAGACTGATTCATTCAGACAG GATGGTCGTCTTGGAGACACGTCAGACGGAGGACCAGACAGGACTGTCCAACCTTTATGTTCTGGAAATAGCTGAAAACTACGTCATGCTGCCCTGA